The Zingiber officinale cultivar Zhangliang chromosome 9A, Zo_v1.1, whole genome shotgun sequence genome window below encodes:
- the LOC122018715 gene encoding F-box/LRR-repeat protein 17-like isoform X2 has translation MLRHPAVTPVGRAPRPKSRGSYNCGHCGLPKRGHSCPTPEAPVPPRSSHRPRRALSFDDECDGEADALELVPVADQQIREEEEEEEVEEEEEVGWGGEWALPTTCMVEVLRRLSPRELTRAAAVCRGWRDCVRRVWRSAEELRICVSPRSEIGSVLRKCQGLTRLRLRMESDVDATLLACVAFSIPNLETFELNIAENAVNRITGDELGRFVADKQFLSSLKIEDCTNIGFLNLTSSSLSTLWLSNLHSISKVAFKCPNLREISLDFARQENDTTDLATMMEYLGRTCPRLKNIHIASIHLSNEVVLALTSANLRNLRMVSLVLGSRITDAAVTAIVSTYTNLELLDLSGSSITDSGIRMICNVFPKTLCRLLLALCQNITSSGIQFAAAKLPLLQLIDCGMSICRVNNQYQYKSCQPMGPKGEVAEKFARFQKLIIKHANLRKLSLWGCSGLDSLYLNCPELNELNVNSCTNLHPERFLLQCPNLKNVHASGCQEMIIGAIRNQVSNEFVATGNHLPSKRLADGSKRVPVPRFVQQLSEEDKQKRKRLPHCVVHHD, from the exons ATGCTCCGCCACCCGGCCGTCACCCCCGTCGGCCGCGCGCCGCGGCCCAAGAGCCGGGGCAGCTACAACTGCGGCCACTGCGGCCTCCCCAAGAGGGGCCACAGCTGCCCCACGCCGGAGGCCCCCGTGCCGCCCCGCTCCTCCCATCGCCCCCGCCGCGCGCTTTCCTTCGATGATGAATGCGACGGCGAGGCCGACGCCCTCGAGCTTGTGCCAGTGGCGGATCAGCAGAtccgggaggaggaggaggaggaggaggtggaggaagaggaggaggtggGGTGGGGCGGGGAATGGGCTCTGCCCACGACCTGTATGGTGGAGGTGTTGCGGCGACTTTCGCCCAGGGAGCTGACGCGGGCGGCGGCGGTGTGCCGCGGTTGGAGGGATTGCGTCCGGAGGGTGTGGCGCTCCGCGGAGGAGCTCAGGATCTGCGTTTCACCTCGATCGGAGATCGGATCGGTGCTCCGCAAGTGCCAAGGGCTGACTCGGCTCAGACTGAGAATGGAGAG TGATGTTGATGCCACACTGTTAGCTTGTGTTGCATTCTCGATACCCAACTTGGAAACTTTTGAGCTAAACATAGCTGAAAATGCAGTCAACAGGATAACTGG GGATGAATTGGGTCGTTTTGTTGCTGACAAACAGTTTCTATCAAGTCTTAAGATTGAGGATTGCACTAACATTGGATTTCTCAATCTCACTTCTTCAAGTCTGTCGACACTCTGGCTATCAAATCTCCATTCCATTTCTAAAGTG GCATTTAAATGCCCTAATTTAAGAGAGATTTCTCTTGATTTTGCTCGACAAGAAAATGACACAACAGATCTTGCTACAATGATGGAATATCTTGGACGTACGTGTCCACGGCTAAAAAACATCCATATTGCCTCGATTCATCTCTCTAATGAAGTAGTCCTCGCTCTTACAAGTGCTAACTTGAG GAATTTACGGATGGTGTCTTTGGTTCTCGGATCAAGAATCACTGATGCTGCTGTTACTGCTATAGTTTCCACTTACACCAATTTGGAATTGCTTGATTTGAGTGG ATCAAGCATTACTGACAGTGGAATTCGAATGATATGTAATGTATTCCCTAAGACTCTTTGTAGGCTCCTACTTGCTCTTTGCCAAAATATAACTTCAA GTGGCATTCAGTTTGCCGCAGCTAAATTGCCTCTTCTGCAGCTAATTGACTGTGGGATGAGCATATGCCGTGTCAATAATCAGTACCAGTACAAAAGCTGTCAACCGATGGGCCCCAAGGGAGAAGTTGCAGAAAAGTTTGCTAGATTCCAGAAACTGATTATAAAACATGCAAATTTGAGGAAGCTGAGTCTATGGGGTTGCTCTGGTTTAGAT TCTCTATACTTGAATTGCCCAGAGCTCAACGAGCTCAATGTTAATTCATGTACAAACTTACATCCAG AAAGATTTTTGCTTCAATGCCCAAACTTGAAAAATGTACATGCTTCTGGATGTCAAGAAATGATAATTGGAGCAATACGAAATCAG GTGTCTAATGAGTTTGTTGCTACTGGAAATCATTTGCCCTCCAAGCGACTAGCTGATGGATCTAAAAGAGTTCCAGTTCCCCGTTTTGTTCAGCAG CTTTCTGAGGAAGACAAGCAGAAAAGAAAACGTCTGCCACATTGCGTTGTGCACCATGATTAA
- the LOC122018715 gene encoding F-box/LRR-repeat protein 17-like isoform X1 produces MLRHPAVTPVGRAPRPKSRGSYNCGHCGLPKRGHSCPTPEAPVPPRSSHRPRRALSFDDECDGEADALELVPVADQQIREEEEEEEVEEEEEVGWGGEWALPTTCMVEVLRRLSPRELTRAAAVCRGWRDCVRRVWRSAEELRICVSPRSEIGSVLRKCQGLTRLRLRMESDVDATLLACVAFSIPNLETFELNIAENAVNRITGDELGRFVADKQFLSSLKIEDCTNIGFLNLTSSSLSTLWLSNLHSISKVAFKCPNLREISLDFARQENDTTDLATMMEYLGRTCPRLKNIHIASIHLSNEVVLALTSANLRNLRMVSLVLGSRITDAAVTAIVSTYTNLELLDLSGSSITDSGIRMICNVFPKTLCRLLLALCQNITSSGIQFAAAKLPLLQLIDCGMSICRVNNQYQYKSCQPMGPKGEVAEKFARFQKLIIKHANLRKLSLWGCSGLDSLYLNCPELNELNVNSCTNLHPERFLLQCPNLKNVHASGCQEMIIGAIRNQVSNEFVATGNHLPSKRLADGSKRVPVPRFVQQFFCCFQQLSEEDKQKRKRLPHCVVHHD; encoded by the exons ATGCTCCGCCACCCGGCCGTCACCCCCGTCGGCCGCGCGCCGCGGCCCAAGAGCCGGGGCAGCTACAACTGCGGCCACTGCGGCCTCCCCAAGAGGGGCCACAGCTGCCCCACGCCGGAGGCCCCCGTGCCGCCCCGCTCCTCCCATCGCCCCCGCCGCGCGCTTTCCTTCGATGATGAATGCGACGGCGAGGCCGACGCCCTCGAGCTTGTGCCAGTGGCGGATCAGCAGAtccgggaggaggaggaggaggaggaggtggaggaagaggaggaggtggGGTGGGGCGGGGAATGGGCTCTGCCCACGACCTGTATGGTGGAGGTGTTGCGGCGACTTTCGCCCAGGGAGCTGACGCGGGCGGCGGCGGTGTGCCGCGGTTGGAGGGATTGCGTCCGGAGGGTGTGGCGCTCCGCGGAGGAGCTCAGGATCTGCGTTTCACCTCGATCGGAGATCGGATCGGTGCTCCGCAAGTGCCAAGGGCTGACTCGGCTCAGACTGAGAATGGAGAG TGATGTTGATGCCACACTGTTAGCTTGTGTTGCATTCTCGATACCCAACTTGGAAACTTTTGAGCTAAACATAGCTGAAAATGCAGTCAACAGGATAACTGG GGATGAATTGGGTCGTTTTGTTGCTGACAAACAGTTTCTATCAAGTCTTAAGATTGAGGATTGCACTAACATTGGATTTCTCAATCTCACTTCTTCAAGTCTGTCGACACTCTGGCTATCAAATCTCCATTCCATTTCTAAAGTG GCATTTAAATGCCCTAATTTAAGAGAGATTTCTCTTGATTTTGCTCGACAAGAAAATGACACAACAGATCTTGCTACAATGATGGAATATCTTGGACGTACGTGTCCACGGCTAAAAAACATCCATATTGCCTCGATTCATCTCTCTAATGAAGTAGTCCTCGCTCTTACAAGTGCTAACTTGAG GAATTTACGGATGGTGTCTTTGGTTCTCGGATCAAGAATCACTGATGCTGCTGTTACTGCTATAGTTTCCACTTACACCAATTTGGAATTGCTTGATTTGAGTGG ATCAAGCATTACTGACAGTGGAATTCGAATGATATGTAATGTATTCCCTAAGACTCTTTGTAGGCTCCTACTTGCTCTTTGCCAAAATATAACTTCAA GTGGCATTCAGTTTGCCGCAGCTAAATTGCCTCTTCTGCAGCTAATTGACTGTGGGATGAGCATATGCCGTGTCAATAATCAGTACCAGTACAAAAGCTGTCAACCGATGGGCCCCAAGGGAGAAGTTGCAGAAAAGTTTGCTAGATTCCAGAAACTGATTATAAAACATGCAAATTTGAGGAAGCTGAGTCTATGGGGTTGCTCTGGTTTAGAT TCTCTATACTTGAATTGCCCAGAGCTCAACGAGCTCAATGTTAATTCATGTACAAACTTACATCCAG AAAGATTTTTGCTTCAATGCCCAAACTTGAAAAATGTACATGCTTCTGGATGTCAAGAAATGATAATTGGAGCAATACGAAATCAG GTGTCTAATGAGTTTGTTGCTACTGGAAATCATTTGCCCTCCAAGCGACTAGCTGATGGATCTAAAAGAGTTCCAGTTCCCCGTTTTGTTCAGCAG TTCTTTTGCTGCTTCCAACAGCTTTCTGAGGAAGACAAGCAGAAAAGAAAACGTCTGCCACATTGCGTTGTGCACCATGATTAA
- the LOC122018717 gene encoding calmodulin-like protein 11, giving the protein MDVLTEEQIMEFQEAFCLFDKDGDGCITMQELTTVIKSLGQNPSDEELQEMMREVDSDGSGTIEFGEFLNLMARKMKESDGEDELREAFKVFDKDQDGYISALELMNVMVTLGEKLTEEEVDQMIREADLDGDGQVNYEEFVRMMMAV; this is encoded by the exons ATGGACGTTCTAACAGAGGAGCAAATCATGGAATTCCAAGAAGCCTTCTGCCTTTTTGACAAAGATGGAGATG GATGTATCACAATGCAAGAACTCACTACGGTCATCAAATCATTGGGTCAAAATCCAAGTGACGAAGAACTGCAAGAAATGATGAGGGAAGTTGACTCAGATGGCAGCGGAACCATAGAATTCGGGGAGTTCTTAAATCTAATGGCTAGGAAAATGAAG GAGTCTGACGGGGAAGATGAACTAAGAGAAGCTTTCAAGGTGTTCGACAAGGATCAAGATGGATACATCTCTGCCCTGGAG CTGATGAATGTGATGGTCACTCTTGGAGAGAAGCTGACAGAAGAAGAGGTGGATCAAATGATAAGGGAGGCAGATTTGGATGGAGATGGGCAAGTGAACTATGAGGAGTTTGTGAGAATGATGATGGCTgtctaa
- the LOC122018716 gene encoding 2-methyl-6-phytyl-1,4-hydroquinone methyltransferase 1, chloroplastic-like gives MASSYILNGAETLTFSKGRAPIGLAFKGPSLNGICLPMIGSISVTGGSIRAKTLVPRCSLSSSRPASQPRFIQHKKEAFWFYRFLSIVYDHVINPGHWTEDMRDEALEPADLYDPRLKVVDVGGGTGFTTLGIIKHIHPKNVTILDQSPHQLEKAKQKEELKECTIIEGDAEDLPFPTDSVDRYISAGSIEYWPDPQRGIKEAYRVLKLGGLACIIGPVYPTFWLSRFFADMWMLFPKEEEYIEWFKKAGFKDVKLKRIGPKWYRGVRRHGLIMGCSVTGVKRESGDSPLQLGPIAEDVSKPVNPFTFALRFILGTIAATYYVLVPIYMWIKDQIVPKGQPI, from the exons ATGGCTTCTTCCTACATTCTCAATGGAGCAGAAACACTCACTTTCTCCAAAGGAAGAGCCCCAATTGGGTTGGCCTTCAAGGGGCCTTCTCTCAATGGGATATGCCTCCCCATGATAGGTTCGATCTCAGTCACCGGTGGAAGTATCAGGGCAAAAACGTTGGTGCCGAGATGCAGCCTTTCGTCTTCTCGGCCAGCGTCTCAGCCCCGCTTCATCCAGCACAAGAAAGAGGCATTTTGGTTCTACAGATTCCTCTCCATAGTGTATGACCATGTCATAAATCCCGGTCATTGGACCGAGGACATGAGGGACGAGGCTCTTGAGCCTGCTGATCTGTATGATCCGAGGTTGAAGGTCGTGGATGTCGGTGGCGGGACTGGGTTCACGACGTTGGGCATTATTAAACACATACATCCCAAGAATGTCACCATTCTCGATCAGTCTCCGCACCAATTGGAGAAGGCAAAGCAAAAGGAGGAACTGAAAGAGTGCACAATCATTGAAGGGGATGCTGAGGATCTTCCTTTCCCGACTGACTCTGTGGACCGCTACATTTCTGCTGGAAG CATTGAGTATTGGCCTGATCCTCAACGTGGAATCAAAGAAGCATATCGAGTACTGAAACTTGGAGGGTTAGCTTGCATCATTGGTCCTGTATATCCAACATTTTGGCTATCACGCTTCTTTGCCGATATGTGGATGCTGTTTCCCAAGGAAGAGGAGTACATCGAATGGTTCAAGAAGGCCGGCTTTAAAGACGTCAAATTGAAGAGAATCGGCCCCAAATGGTACCGTGGTGTCCGGCGTCACGGCCTCATCATGGGTTGTTCTGTCACAGGTGTTAAGAGAGAATCTGGCGATTCACCTCTGCAG CTTGGTCCAATTGCCGAAGATGTAAGCAAACCTGTGAACCCATTTACCTTCGCCTTGCGCTTCATCTTGGGAACAATTGCAGCGACATATTACGTGCTGGTGCCGATATATATGTGGATTAAGGATCAAATCGTCCCCAAAGGACAACCTATATGA